A single window of Pontibacillus chungwhensis DNA harbors:
- a CDS encoding aminoglycoside N(3)-acetyltransferase produces MSEQGIISQTIEPRTRETLTNDLRDMGVCEGMTVLVHSSLSEIGWTSGGAVAVVQALMDVVTSKGTIVMPAQSGVLSDPAEWENPPVPEDWWETIRNTMPPFDPDTTPTSGMGQIVEVFRSFKGVKRSNHPAVSFVAWGREADFLMANHSLHNGLGESSPLRKLYDQEAHLLFIGTGYDTATAFHLAEYRIPYQKKVQKGAPILVQDERVFALYEDIVYREELFEGIGQNLEKQIAITKGKIGSADSKLFHMKPSVDFAVEWLRSYDQK; encoded by the coding sequence GTGAGTGAACAAGGGATTATCTCGCAAACGATAGAACCCCGTACGAGGGAAACGTTAACGAACGATTTACGAGATATGGGAGTTTGTGAGGGAATGACGGTACTCGTGCATTCTTCTTTATCGGAAATAGGTTGGACAAGTGGAGGGGCTGTTGCGGTTGTTCAAGCGCTTATGGATGTGGTCACATCTAAGGGGACGATCGTAATGCCTGCTCAGTCGGGTGTGTTATCAGATCCTGCAGAATGGGAGAATCCTCCTGTACCAGAAGATTGGTGGGAAACGATTCGAAACACGATGCCTCCTTTTGATCCTGACACAACCCCCACATCAGGTATGGGGCAGATTGTTGAGGTATTTCGTTCCTTTAAAGGCGTGAAGCGGAGTAATCATCCAGCTGTTTCGTTTGTAGCTTGGGGTCGTGAGGCCGATTTTTTGATGGCGAATCATTCTTTACATAACGGATTAGGTGAATCTTCTCCCCTTAGGAAGTTGTATGACCAAGAAGCTCACCTTCTCTTTATCGGAACAGGGTACGATACTGCGACAGCTTTTCATCTCGCAGAATATCGCATCCCTTATCAGAAAAAAGTTCAAAAAGGAGCACCTATACTTGTTCAAGATGAACGCGTTTTTGCACTCTATGAAGATATCGTCTATCGTGAAGAGTTGTTTGAAGGAATTGGGCAAAACCTAGAGAAGCAGATTGCCATTACGAAAGGAAAAATTGGGTCTGCTGATTCGAAATTATTTCATATGAAGCCGAGCGTAGATTTTGCTGTGGAGTGGCTTCGTTCTTATGATCAAAAGTGA
- the hutU gene encoding urocanate hydratase: protein MELLKGNQPLKSPKGTTLHTKGWIQEAALRMLLNNLDPEVAERPEDLVVYGGIGKAARNQESFQAIIKTLQQLENDETMLIQSGKPVAVFKSHQDAPRVLLANSNLVPAWANWEHFHELDQKGLMMYGQMTAGSWIYIGSQGIVQGTYETFAEAAKQHFGGSLQGTITVTAGLGGMGGAQPLAVTLNGGVCIAIEVDRSRIQKRLDTGYVDTMVETLDEAVQKAEEAKKKGEALSIGLLGNACELLPIMLERSFIPDVLTDQTSAHDPLNGYVPEGTSLEEANSWRASDPKTYVTASKKAMAKHVEAMLRMQQKGAVTFDYGNNIRQVAKEEGIENAFDFPGFVPAYIRPQFCEGKGPFRWVALSGDPEDIYKTDEVILREFSDNKHLCNWIKMAQEKIQFQGLPSRICWLGYGERAKFGKIINDMVRRGELKAPIVIGRDHLDSGSVASPNRETEGMKDGSDAVADWPILNAMINSVGGASWVSVHHGGGVGMGYSIHAGMVIVADGTKEAEARLERVLTTDPGMGIARHADAGYDLAIQTAKEKGVHIPMLDQ, encoded by the coding sequence ATGGAACTACTAAAAGGAAATCAGCCACTTAAAAGTCCAAAAGGTACAACACTTCATACAAAAGGATGGATCCAGGAAGCAGCTTTACGCATGCTTTTGAACAATTTGGATCCAGAAGTGGCAGAACGGCCTGAGGATCTTGTCGTATATGGAGGGATCGGCAAAGCGGCCAGGAATCAGGAATCTTTTCAAGCCATTATCAAAACACTCCAACAATTAGAGAACGATGAAACGATGCTTATCCAGTCAGGTAAGCCTGTCGCTGTATTTAAATCCCATCAAGATGCACCACGCGTGTTGCTAGCAAATTCAAACCTAGTACCAGCTTGGGCAAATTGGGAACACTTCCATGAGCTTGATCAAAAGGGGCTTATGATGTATGGACAAATGACAGCAGGTAGCTGGATTTATATTGGTAGTCAGGGAATCGTGCAGGGAACCTATGAAACGTTCGCAGAAGCTGCTAAGCAACATTTCGGTGGCTCTTTACAAGGGACCATTACGGTTACTGCAGGACTTGGGGGCATGGGAGGAGCTCAGCCTCTAGCTGTAACATTAAATGGCGGCGTCTGTATTGCGATTGAAGTGGATCGTTCAAGGATTCAAAAACGTCTGGATACAGGCTATGTCGATACGATGGTTGAAACATTGGATGAAGCAGTCCAGAAGGCTGAAGAAGCGAAGAAGAAAGGAGAGGCCCTTTCGATAGGTCTTCTTGGTAATGCTTGTGAACTTCTTCCGATTATGCTTGAACGTTCCTTCATACCAGACGTCTTAACTGACCAGACATCAGCCCATGACCCGTTAAATGGTTATGTGCCAGAAGGAACCTCGCTTGAAGAAGCTAATTCGTGGAGAGCATCTGACCCTAAGACATACGTTACTGCCTCTAAAAAGGCAATGGCCAAACATGTGGAAGCTATGCTTCGTATGCAGCAAAAGGGTGCTGTAACGTTTGATTACGGGAATAACATCAGGCAAGTAGCAAAAGAAGAAGGCATTGAGAACGCATTTGATTTTCCTGGATTTGTTCCGGCTTATATTCGTCCACAATTCTGTGAAGGGAAAGGCCCTTTCAGATGGGTGGCACTATCAGGCGATCCTGAAGACATTTATAAGACAGATGAAGTCATACTACGAGAGTTCAGTGACAATAAGCACTTGTGTAACTGGATTAAAATGGCTCAGGAAAAGATTCAGTTTCAAGGCCTCCCTTCAAGGATTTGCTGGCTAGGGTACGGTGAACGGGCTAAGTTTGGCAAGATCATCAACGATATGGTCAGAAGGGGAGAATTAAAAGCCCCAATCGTCATTGGACGGGATCACCTTGACTCAGGTTCTGTTGCCTCTCCTAACCGGGAAACTGAAGGGATGAAGGATGGGAGCGATGCAGTAGCAGACTGGCCAATTTTGAATGCGATGATTAATAGTGTTGGAGGAGCGAGCTGGGTATCTGTCCATCACGGTGGAGGAGTTGGAATGGGGTACTCCATTCATGCAGGTATGGTGATTGTCGCGGATGGAACGAAAGAGGCCGAAGCGAGATTAGAACGTGTCCTAACAACAGACCCTGGAATGGGTATAGCGCGCCATGCAGATGCAGGGTATGATCTCGCTATTCAAACAGCTAAAGAAAAAGGCGTACACATTCCAATGCTAGATCAGTAG
- a CDS encoding agmatinase family protein translates to MRDYPYPQLERPSFKWNRATAEDPKVHEWIKTIPEDGEVDWSSVDVTLLGVPLSRSSISASAASENPDAMRRAWKSFSTYNIDYDRDLSTLTVMDLGDTRQHVTDIETCHKHITEAMEAGRKVHPHTLPLTLGGDHSITAMLIKGMKRAEPEERIGLLQFDTHFDLRDLETFGPANGTPVRNLIESGTIKGEDVYNIGLHGFFNGKSLKTYADQVGLNYVTMREARTKGIESVVTEAITELSQKVDRIYMTVDMDVLDITQGPAAPAATPGGMRTDELFEAVTLAGKSPHIKAMDIVCLDPTKDVADFTVKAAVHTMLSFLTGMTMRNT, encoded by the coding sequence ATGAGAGACTACCCGTATCCACAGCTCGAGCGGCCTTCTTTTAAATGGAACAGGGCAACAGCTGAGGATCCAAAAGTTCATGAGTGGATTAAAACGATACCAGAAGACGGGGAAGTGGACTGGAGCTCGGTGGATGTGACCTTGCTCGGAGTGCCGCTCAGCCGGTCCTCAATCAGTGCCTCCGCTGCAAGTGAGAATCCAGATGCGATGCGGAGAGCCTGGAAGTCGTTTTCGACCTATAACATTGATTATGATAGAGATCTTTCCACCTTAACCGTGATGGACCTTGGTGATACAAGGCAGCACGTAACGGATATAGAAACTTGCCACAAGCACATTACAGAAGCAATGGAAGCAGGGCGTAAGGTGCACCCGCATACGCTTCCATTGACGCTTGGAGGAGATCATTCCATTACAGCGATGCTCATTAAAGGAATGAAACGAGCCGAGCCTGAAGAGCGGATAGGACTCCTGCAATTTGATACGCACTTTGACTTGAGGGACTTAGAAACATTTGGACCCGCGAATGGAACGCCTGTAAGGAATTTGATTGAGAGCGGGACCATAAAAGGGGAAGATGTGTACAATATTGGTCTGCATGGCTTCTTTAATGGAAAATCACTTAAAACTTATGCCGATCAGGTAGGCTTGAATTATGTAACGATGAGAGAAGCAAGGACAAAAGGAATCGAGTCGGTAGTGACAGAAGCGATAACAGAACTCTCGCAAAAAGTCGATCGCATCTATATGACCGTCGACATGGATGTACTCGATATAACCCAAGGTCCTGCAGCTCCAGCCGCAACACCAGGGGGAATGCGAACCGATGAGCTATTTGAAGCTGTCACACTAGCCGGGAAATCCCCGCACATCAAAGCAATGGACATCGTCTGCCTAGACCCGACAAAAGACGTGGCAGACTTCACCGTAAAAGCCGCCGTCCACACCATGCTCTCCTTCCTAACAGGCATGACAATGAGAAACACATGA
- a CDS encoding alpha/beta hydrolase family protein yields the protein MKKVWIGLMSLLFITLVACSDEEGTKEEPPEQEPEKTYEKEDLVGTWNGAIEVPDQPLQIIVEFDKEEELTGNIDIPRQQIEDFPLTNISLNENEVTFEMALSGTPMPFKGSIEEGKITGTFTQSGQSFPFTLEKGEKTAKQETPSKDTFLSIDTEEGKLQGALMTPDEQSEYPVVLIIPGSGPTTRDGNSAMIPGKNDSLLKIAEALKEEGIASLRYDKRGAGKNASLVNESDLRFERFVKDAGMWIELLKKDEQFTNIAVLGHSQGSLVGMMAAEDSDIDAYISVAGPGRPFDHVLLDQLERALPDNLYQKSQGIVQSIQNGEVVEDIEEPLTSTFKPSTQPFLKSWMKYDPAEQIRELTMPTLIVNGTHDLQVPPEEAELLSAAQPDAELLLIDGMNHVLKKAPKEESENLKTYEDPKLPLADGFMDGIVSFLEESFGQD from the coding sequence ATGAAAAAAGTATGGATTGGACTCATGTCACTCTTGTTCATAACCCTTGTGGCGTGCTCAGATGAAGAAGGGACGAAAGAAGAACCCCCTGAACAAGAGCCTGAAAAGACTTATGAAAAGGAGGACTTGGTTGGCACATGGAACGGAGCGATCGAGGTGCCAGATCAACCTCTGCAAATCATTGTTGAGTTTGATAAGGAGGAAGAGTTAACGGGGAATATAGATATTCCAAGACAACAGATTGAAGATTTCCCTTTAACCAATATCTCCCTAAATGAAAACGAGGTTACGTTTGAAATGGCTTTATCTGGCACCCCTATGCCCTTTAAGGGTTCAATAGAAGAAGGAAAGATTACGGGTACTTTTACGCAGTCAGGTCAAAGCTTCCCTTTTACACTTGAAAAGGGTGAAAAAACAGCTAAGCAAGAAACCCCATCAAAGGATACGTTTTTATCAATTGATACCGAAGAGGGGAAATTACAAGGTGCGCTTATGACCCCTGATGAACAATCGGAATACCCTGTTGTACTCATTATTCCAGGGTCTGGCCCAACTACACGAGACGGGAACTCTGCCATGATCCCTGGAAAGAATGATAGTCTTTTAAAAATCGCTGAAGCGCTTAAGGAAGAGGGAATCGCGAGCCTACGGTACGATAAAAGAGGGGCTGGGAAAAATGCGAGCCTCGTCAATGAATCGGATCTCCGATTTGAGCGTTTTGTTAAAGATGCAGGTATGTGGATCGAACTTCTGAAGAAAGATGAGCAGTTTACTAATATCGCAGTTCTTGGTCATAGTCAAGGTTCGCTTGTTGGAATGATGGCGGCTGAAGACTCTGATATAGATGCCTACATATCTGTGGCAGGGCCAGGAAGACCGTTTGATCATGTGCTGCTCGATCAGCTAGAGCGGGCATTGCCTGACAATCTTTATCAGAAGAGCCAGGGCATCGTTCAATCGATCCAAAACGGAGAGGTGGTTGAAGATATAGAAGAACCCTTGACCTCAACATTCAAGCCCTCTACTCAACCATTCTTAAAGTCCTGGATGAAGTATGACCCAGCTGAACAAATACGTGAACTCACAATGCCCACACTAATTGTCAACGGGACTCATGACCTTCAAGTACCGCCAGAAGAAGCGGAATTGTTGTCTGCTGCACAACCTGATGCTGAGCTCCTTTTAATAGATGGAATGAATCATGTATTAAAGAAAGCACCGAAAGAGGAATCAGAAAACTTGAAAACATATGAAGATCCTAAACTCCCATTAGCAGATGGATTTATGGACGGAATCGTATCCTTTTTAGAGGAAAGTTTTGGACAAGATTAA
- a CDS encoding phosphatase PAP2 family protein, whose amino-acid sequence MIFQGTKPSDFSKRSIIIILIGFVIIGLAVYLFAQLAEDVIEEEKFAFDQLVTDWVQGIQAPWLGTFFGWVTELGSVMFLSIASVLFALFIFFFTKKSRWVIVYFAINMLGISLLTKVLKLIFERQRPEVLAQYDGTGFSFPSGHSTGSIVFYGFMIYMVSTTGWKKSIRYIINILLGALIFLIGFSRVYLGVHFPTDILAGFAFGVSWLFVCIYALELTLWRQRRRQKKA is encoded by the coding sequence TTGATCTTTCAAGGAACTAAACCATCAGATTTCTCTAAACGATCGATCATTATTATTTTAATTGGGTTCGTCATTATTGGGCTAGCTGTTTACTTATTCGCTCAACTCGCAGAAGACGTAATCGAGGAGGAAAAGTTCGCTTTTGACCAACTTGTAACAGACTGGGTACAAGGCATACAAGCTCCATGGCTTGGGACCTTCTTTGGATGGGTGACAGAGCTCGGGTCCGTTATGTTTTTATCCATAGCTTCTGTATTATTTGCTTTGTTTATTTTCTTTTTCACAAAGAAAAGTCGCTGGGTCATCGTTTATTTTGCTATTAACATGCTCGGTATCAGTTTACTCACTAAGGTTTTAAAACTTATTTTCGAAAGACAGCGGCCTGAGGTTCTTGCTCAGTATGATGGCACAGGATTCAGCTTCCCAAGTGGGCACTCCACAGGGTCTATCGTCTTCTACGGATTTATGATTTATATGGTTTCAACTACTGGGTGGAAAAAGTCCATTCGCTACATTATAAATATCTTGTTAGGAGCCCTCATCTTCTTAATCGGATTTAGCCGAGTTTACCTTGGAGTTCACTTTCCAACGGACATTCTAGCAGGCTTTGCTTTCGGAGTTTCCTGGTTGTTTGTATGTATTTATGCTTTAGAATTAACCCTTTGGCGTCAAAGGAGAAGACAAAAGAAAGCCTAA
- the hutI gene encoding imidazolonepropionase yields the protein MKPIYIRRASQVVGAPKDTGAPLTKSAMNELNVIENGSVWIEDGKIKRVAHDDQLMKEFGSRVDEAEVIDARGKLVTPGLVDPHTHLVHAGTRENEFDMRLNGKTYMDIMNAGGGIHATTKATRGASEEELYEASFERLNQFLLHGVTTVEAKSGYGMNLEVEMRQLQVARQLNEHHPVDLVSTFMGAHVVPPEYKEDKDAFVDLVINEMLPEVAQSGLAEFNDVFCERGVFTPEQTKRILEAGKEYGLYPKIHADEIEPYKGAELAAEVGAVSADHLLRASDEGVRQMADRGVIGVLLPGTAFFLMADSANGRGMIDAGVPVALSTDCNPGSSPTVSLPLIMNLGCLKMGMTPAEVLNAATVNAAHAIRRGNVAGCLQEGRQADVVIHNTPNFMQLQYRYGVNHTDTVIKSGKVVVKEGALL from the coding sequence ATGAAACCAATTTATATCCGACGTGCTAGTCAGGTGGTTGGTGCTCCGAAAGATACAGGAGCCCCTTTGACTAAGTCAGCAATGAATGAACTAAACGTAATCGAAAATGGGAGCGTGTGGATTGAGGACGGCAAGATCAAACGAGTCGCACACGATGACCAATTAATGAAGGAGTTTGGAAGCCGTGTAGATGAGGCGGAGGTCATTGACGCGAGAGGAAAGCTTGTGACGCCAGGTCTTGTGGACCCTCATACGCACCTTGTTCACGCAGGTACAAGGGAAAATGAATTTGATATGCGGTTAAACGGAAAGACATATATGGACATTATGAATGCAGGCGGTGGGATCCATGCGACGACAAAAGCCACCCGGGGAGCGAGTGAAGAGGAATTATATGAGGCAAGTTTTGAAAGACTGAATCAGTTTCTTCTACACGGAGTTACGACAGTAGAAGCGAAGAGTGGCTATGGGATGAATTTAGAAGTGGAGATGAGGCAACTTCAAGTGGCCCGTCAGTTAAACGAACATCACCCGGTCGACCTTGTCAGTACGTTTATGGGAGCCCACGTGGTTCCTCCTGAGTATAAAGAAGATAAGGATGCATTTGTTGATCTCGTTATCAATGAGATGCTTCCTGAAGTAGCTCAATCCGGACTAGCGGAATTTAACGATGTCTTCTGTGAACGCGGAGTTTTTACCCCTGAGCAGACTAAGCGGATTTTAGAAGCTGGAAAAGAATATGGGCTTTATCCTAAGATTCATGCTGATGAAATTGAACCCTACAAAGGAGCAGAACTTGCCGCTGAAGTCGGGGCTGTTTCGGCTGATCATTTGCTACGTGCTTCTGATGAAGGGGTCCGGCAAATGGCAGACCGCGGCGTAATAGGTGTACTGTTACCTGGAACAGCCTTTTTCTTAATGGCTGATAGCGCAAATGGACGCGGTATGATTGATGCTGGTGTGCCGGTAGCGTTGTCGACGGATTGCAATCCAGGTTCTTCTCCAACCGTTTCTCTTCCTCTAATTATGAATCTTGGCTGCTTAAAGATGGGCATGACGCCTGCTGAAGTGTTAAACGCAGCTACTGTAAATGCAGCTCATGCGATTCGACGTGGTAATGTAGCGGGTTGTTTACAAGAGGGGAGACAAGCGGATGTTGTGATCCATAATACCCCGAACTTTATGCAGCTACAGTATCGCTACGGGGTCAACCATACAGATACGGTTATTAAATCTGGAAAGGTGGTTGTAAAGGAGGGTGCTCTTCTATGA
- a CDS encoding alpha/beta fold hydrolase — MLKQFEHVRGCNIYTKRFGSGEPIVFLHGGPGASHRVFLPHIEPLSEDYELYLYDQRGCGRSDDTDSSYTMEEEVETLEALRKVWGLERLTLVGESWGSVLALQYASTYPARVKKLFLTAAIGVDARGYKEFPKQLLKRMNLQDRLKFLYHDRKGHSDEVIKLIEPYYVYDESSLIRKKPFGIHKKVNEQIGQDLVKHYNLRPFRDELQSIPIRIVQGSHDLLSPEKTQKTMKHVLPHAQYIRLDECGHWSFIEKPEMMNHLLREFVEVT, encoded by the coding sequence ATGTTGAAGCAATTTGAACATGTAAGAGGGTGTAATATTTATACGAAGCGTTTTGGTTCTGGTGAGCCGATCGTTTTTTTACATGGTGGTCCCGGTGCAAGTCACCGCGTTTTTTTACCGCACATCGAACCCTTGTCAGAAGATTACGAGCTTTATTTATATGATCAAAGAGGATGTGGTCGGTCCGATGATACCGATTCTTCCTATACCATGGAAGAAGAGGTGGAAACCCTCGAAGCATTACGTAAAGTGTGGGGACTTGAACGCCTCACCCTTGTAGGGGAGTCATGGGGATCTGTCCTCGCCTTGCAATATGCCAGCACCTATCCAGCCCGTGTAAAGAAACTATTTCTAACAGCAGCGATAGGTGTTGATGCAAGAGGCTACAAAGAATTTCCTAAACAATTACTTAAGCGTATGAATCTTCAAGATCGGTTGAAGTTTTTATACCATGACCGTAAAGGACACTCCGATGAAGTAATAAAGTTAATTGAACCCTATTATGTGTATGATGAGTCTTCTTTAATCCGTAAAAAACCTTTTGGGATTCATAAGAAGGTAAACGAACAAATCGGACAAGACCTTGTAAAGCACTATAATCTTCGCCCGTTTCGTGATGAACTTCAGTCTATCCCAATACGGATCGTTCAAGGGAGTCATGACCTCTTGTCGCCCGAGAAGACCCAAAAAACAATGAAGCATGTGTTACCTCACGCTCAGTACATTCGCCTGGATGAGTGTGGACACTGGAGCTTCATTGAAAAACCCGAGATGATGAACCATTTATTACGAGAATTTGTAGAAGTAACGTAA
- a CDS encoding helix-turn-helix domain-containing protein — translation MKLLIADRDENERLGIRWLVTSSSLPFSTVLLASTVEETIAMLESERPDVVILELDMVPRNTFEDLKWRLGDYVQKVIVTTTEATFARAMEGIQLHVEQLLVKPLSPAQLQGLLKKSLIKLEPERSIKDPVQEKDDYFFYHELFVEEASIHKETYTLFLVQPDQTNSLRSLHHSLQAYPFQQPVTILPLSQRMACLYPSLDRSQVVNEARRFLRDWHETSQASIGIAFPAADLQDRGIYHQYQDVKKGIELFFYTGFQHVSEPREQVSWRSIDPFLSPEEQAEWEDMLMLGDQQRMRDWMYQSFLNMTAPYPDPGLLKTRLTSILAHVRRYMKTHHLHLDPSIEEQYQGVFQSILHDRLLYKIVQDMLLFISYVVEEVDGERLDYYDVVESCLTYIKSNFGNPDLSLEEVAASVNRNPSYISSLIKDRKKQSYRKLLLDIRINEAKRLLGASREPIQQIAEQVGFSQSNHFSRKFKEATGVSPKVFRNQKFRS, via the coding sequence ATGAAATTGTTGATTGCAGATCGGGATGAGAATGAAAGACTAGGAATAAGATGGCTCGTAACGTCGTCTTCTCTGCCATTTTCGACGGTACTCCTCGCTAGTACTGTGGAAGAAACAATTGCCATGTTGGAATCCGAACGACCGGACGTCGTCATACTCGAGCTTGATATGGTCCCGCGAAACACGTTTGAAGATCTCAAATGGCGTCTTGGTGACTATGTTCAAAAGGTCATTGTTACAACAACAGAAGCAACATTTGCTCGTGCAATGGAAGGGATTCAGCTCCATGTTGAACAACTGCTGGTGAAACCTCTTTCCCCAGCTCAGCTCCAAGGTCTATTAAAGAAAAGTCTGATAAAGCTTGAGCCAGAGCGTTCTATTAAGGATCCAGTACAGGAGAAAGATGATTATTTCTTTTATCATGAGCTCTTTGTGGAAGAGGCATCTATTCATAAAGAAACCTATACACTATTTTTAGTGCAACCAGATCAAACTAACTCTCTTAGATCACTTCACCATTCTTTGCAGGCCTATCCCTTTCAACAACCTGTGACGATTTTGCCGTTAAGCCAGCGAATGGCATGTCTTTACCCTTCTTTGGACCGGTCTCAAGTTGTAAACGAAGCTCGGCGTTTCTTGAGAGATTGGCACGAAACCTCTCAAGCTTCTATAGGTATAGCTTTTCCTGCAGCGGATCTTCAAGATCGAGGTATTTATCACCAGTATCAGGATGTGAAAAAAGGGATCGAGCTTTTCTTTTATACAGGATTCCAGCACGTATCAGAACCCAGAGAACAAGTTAGTTGGCGCTCCATTGACCCTTTTCTGAGCCCCGAAGAACAAGCTGAGTGGGAAGATATGCTAATGCTTGGAGATCAACAACGAATGAGAGACTGGATGTATCAATCCTTCCTTAACATGACTGCTCCATACCCGGATCCAGGTTTATTGAAAACGCGTTTAACGAGTATATTAGCTCACGTCAGACGTTATATGAAAACGCACCATCTTCACTTGGACCCTTCTATAGAGGAACAGTATCAGGGGGTCTTTCAATCGATTTTACATGACAGACTGTTGTATAAGATTGTTCAGGACATGTTATTGTTTATAAGCTATGTTGTAGAAGAGGTAGACGGGGAACGTCTCGATTACTATGACGTCGTGGAGAGTTGTTTAACCTACATAAAGTCAAACTTCGGAAACCCTGATTTATCCCTTGAGGAAGTGGCAGCATCGGTGAATCGAAATCCTTCTTATATCAGTTCTCTTATAAAAGACCGTAAGAAGCAGTCTTATCGAAAACTGCTTTTGGACATTCGGATTAATGAGGCTAAGCGTTTATTAGGCGCTTCAAGAGAACCTATTCAACAAATCGCAGAACAGGTAGGGTTCTCACAGTCCAATCATTTTAGCCGAAAGTTTAAAGAGGCAACTGGGGTGAGCCCCAAAGTCTTTCGTAATCAAAAGTTTAGATCATAA
- a CDS encoding TVP38/TMEM64 family protein, which produces MHPKVKSVVIQIGIVLVAAGIIVALNHYVFHIKPKQIEEWVSQFGFWAPFIFLLIFAVRPFTLVPLSIIAISCGIMFGHINGTIYIIIGTTLGALTSFIAMKYFFKELHLKEEGQENLKALKNDLEEHGFKSVLFIRLIPGLNFDFITYICAKTKVNLLKFLLATFVGTIPGSLMFGFFGSSLLSLKLENLITLGIILLVMVSLGLLIKKSVGKKYDVDQLKEEIKDLKKSS; this is translated from the coding sequence ATGCATCCCAAAGTAAAAAGTGTAGTCATCCAAATAGGTATCGTACTCGTAGCAGCTGGAATCATTGTTGCGCTTAATCACTATGTGTTTCACATAAAGCCTAAACAAATAGAAGAGTGGGTGAGTCAATTCGGATTTTGGGCTCCCTTTATCTTCCTACTGATCTTTGCTGTTCGCCCATTTACCCTTGTCCCTTTATCCATTATCGCGATCTCATGTGGAATCATGTTTGGTCATATCAATGGTACGATTTATATTATTATAGGGACGACACTAGGAGCTCTCACGTCTTTCATTGCTATGAAGTATTTCTTTAAAGAACTTCACTTAAAAGAGGAAGGGCAAGAGAACTTAAAAGCACTGAAGAACGATTTAGAGGAACATGGATTTAAATCTGTCTTATTTATTCGTTTGATTCCTGGTTTAAATTTTGATTTTATTACGTACATTTGCGCCAAAACTAAAGTGAACTTATTAAAGTTCTTACTAGCAACGTTTGTTGGTACGATTCCAGGATCATTAATGTTTGGTTTTTTTGGTTCAAGTCTATTATCTCTGAAGCTTGAAAACCTTATAACATTAGGGATTATCCTTCTTGTTATGGTATCTCTTGGACTCCTAATTAAGAAATCTGTTGGCAAGAAATATGATGTCGATCAGCTTAAAGAAGAAATTAAGGACTTGAAAAAATCCTCATAA
- a CDS encoding MGMT family protein, translated as MQPFTESVLKVLKQIPEGRVMTYGQVAEEAGNKRAARQVARILHSMSQKEDLPWHRVVNAKGEIVVSGEESSFTQKDSLEQEGVCVQNNRVSLAHYRYHP; from the coding sequence GTGCAACCATTTACAGAATCAGTATTGAAAGTTTTGAAACAAATTCCAGAGGGGCGCGTTATGACCTATGGACAGGTAGCAGAAGAAGCGGGAAATAAACGGGCAGCCAGGCAAGTTGCCCGTATTCTTCACTCCATGAGTCAAAAGGAAGACTTGCCTTGGCACCGTGTCGTGAATGCGAAAGGAGAAATAGTAGTGAGCGGAGAAGAGTCCTCTTTTACCCAGAAAGATTCTCTCGAACAAGAAGGCGTTTGTGTGCAAAATAATCGCGTGTCTCTTGCTCATTACCGCTATCATCCATAG